The following proteins come from a genomic window of Syntrophorhabdaceae bacterium:
- a CDS encoding FHA domain-containing protein — translation MSPKEIMILNLIFSSSLGIVALMLLAGSLRRSRRPKREDLFLSVRRDGVLFRKIPLKTGRYRIGRGRECDIILEGRGIPLMAGEFVADKGLSFRTLSEYSATKNRERGLREFEVAPGDEVGLFNYSLCVEKA, via the coding sequence GTGTCCCCCAAAGAGATAATGATCCTCAACCTCATCTTCTCCTCCTCTTTGGGCATTGTGGCCCTTATGCTCCTCGCGGGCTCCCTGCGCAGGTCGAGGCGTCCGAAGAGGGAGGACCTTTTTCTCAGCGTGCGGAGGGATGGGGTGCTCTTCAGAAAAATTCCACTCAAGACAGGAAGGTACCGAATCGGCAGGGGACGGGAATGCGACATTATCCTCGAAGGCAGGGGAATACCCCTCATGGCGGGTGAGTTCGTCGCGGATAAGGGTCTTTCCTTTCGCACCCTGTCCGAATACAGTGCAACGAAGAACCGGGAGAGGGGGCTCCGGGAATTCGAGGTCGCACCGGGCGACGAGGTGGGCCTTTTCAACTATTCCCTATGCGTGGAGAAGGCCTGA
- a CDS encoding protein kinase, which yields MTVTSIKDDQGFKGLFPIGTLIHSRYEILSEGKMGGMGMVYKCRDTRHERHREVALKLMQPKLLDSCQGVERFRHEAAVSRDLLHHPNIVRVYHDDEWQDGTGNVWYYILMEWIEGRSLRDLLVERKKTGKPFTLWETYRIISQLTAALSYGHRQEEKILHRDVKPENILLTDEATSSIKLADFGIAKIIGPGTSSGISTAIGVSPYMSPELREGRSDVDQRTDVYSTGVVLYELLTLDNTAGPFCPSEVNGAVPKEMDAIYKKAVAPKPEQRYQDVLALSDDILTEARKEGVRLQAGGRTGRFPGSIAAGGAVKKSSRVAIMALAALIVLAGVVAAFLGFHNRQEGGATPGNIAAIDAQEQAEKERQAREETVREEEAMKEAEARKEKEAKKEKEDGERARQARTPETKPAAPKAQAKEDLPAKMKRWQKQLKLATIPDASPASKPDRTGATVIAEEPGTQPEPEKKPVQASRERGAMEPHKPRAVEEGRVAVPSGSTADLYYRKGLQFVKGKHFLQASGDFSRAIEIDPGHELSFYWRGVSNYKLNNYTKALSDFTSAIRIEQNDLYYHWRGVTYFKLNNYYMAVNDFTQALRIRPNNIDYRWRGACYSRLGKQMEADADFAAASQMAYERGPVRGSP from the coding sequence ATGACCGTCACTTCCATAAAGGATGACCAGGGGTTTAAGGGTTTATTCCCGATCGGCACGCTCATTCATTCCCGCTATGAAATCTTATCGGAAGGCAAGATGGGCGGCATGGGCATGGTGTATAAATGCAGGGATACCCGCCATGAACGCCATCGCGAAGTGGCCCTCAAGCTCATGCAGCCGAAGCTCCTCGACTCCTGTCAGGGGGTGGAGAGGTTCCGTCACGAGGCGGCCGTCTCGAGAGATCTCCTCCATCACCCGAACATCGTAAGGGTCTATCACGACGACGAATGGCAGGATGGAACCGGTAACGTCTGGTACTACATCCTCATGGAATGGATCGAAGGAAGGAGCCTCAGGGACCTCCTCGTGGAGAGGAAGAAGACCGGGAAGCCTTTCACCCTATGGGAAACATACCGGATCATCTCACAGCTCACCGCCGCTCTTTCCTACGGTCACCGCCAGGAGGAGAAAATTCTCCACCGCGACGTGAAGCCGGAGAATATCCTCCTCACCGACGAAGCCACGTCATCGATCAAACTAGCCGATTTCGGCATCGCCAAGATAATAGGCCCCGGAACCAGTTCCGGAATCAGCACCGCCATCGGGGTCTCACCCTATATGTCGCCCGAGCTGAGGGAAGGCAGGAGCGACGTGGACCAGAGGACGGATGTGTATTCCACGGGAGTGGTGCTCTACGAGCTCCTCACCCTCGATAATACGGCGGGGCCCTTTTGCCCGAGCGAAGTCAACGGGGCGGTCCCGAAAGAGATGGACGCCATATATAAAAAAGCCGTGGCCCCGAAGCCGGAGCAGCGCTATCAGGATGTGTTGGCCCTTTCCGACGATATCCTGACGGAGGCAAGGAAGGAAGGTGTCCGCCTTCAGGCAGGCGGCAGGACCGGAAGGTTTCCGGGATCGATTGCGGCGGGAGGGGCAGTTAAAAAAAGCTCCAGGGTCGCCATAATGGCCCTCGCTGCATTAATCGTGCTTGCAGGAGTTGTTGCCGCCTTCCTGGGATTCCATAACCGGCAGGAAGGCGGGGCGACACCCGGGAATATCGCAGCGATCGATGCACAGGAGCAGGCAGAAAAAGAGCGACAGGCGCGGGAAGAGACGGTCAGGGAAGAAGAGGCAATGAAAGAGGCCGAAGCGCGCAAAGAGAAAGAGGCGAAGAAAGAGAAAGAGGACGGGGAGAGGGCGCGCCAGGCCCGCACCCCTGAGACGAAACCTGCGGCGCCGAAAGCGCAGGCAAAAGAAGACCTTCCGGCGAAGATGAAGAGATGGCAGAAGCAATTGAAGCTCGCCACTATTCCGGACGCAAGCCCGGCCTCAAAACCCGACCGAACCGGCGCGACGGTTATCGCGGAAGAGCCCGGAACGCAGCCTGAGCCCGAGAAAAAGCCGGTACAGGCATCCCGGGAAAGAGGGGCCATGGAGCCGCATAAGCCGAGAGCGGTGGAGGAGGGAAGGGTCGCAGTCCCCTCCGGCTCAACGGCGGACCTCTACTACAGGAAGGGCCTGCAGTTCGTGAAGGGCAAGCATTTTCTCCAGGCATCGGGTGATTTCTCGAGGGCCATAGAGATAGACCCGGGGCACGAGTTGAGCTTCTACTGGCGCGGAGTATCCAATTACAAGCTGAATAACTACACGAAAGCCCTCTCCGACTTCACGAGCGCCATCAGGATAGAGCAGAACGATCTTTACTATCACTGGCGCGGAGTTACTTACTTCAAGCTGAACAATTACTACATGGCGGTAAACGACTTCACCCAGGCCTTGAGGATCAGGCCGAATAATATCGACTACAGGTGGCGGGGCGCGTGCTATTCGAGGCTGGGAAAGCAGATGGAAGCCGACGCCGATTTTGCCGCGGCTTCACAGATGGCCTATGAGCGCGGTCCTGTCAGGGGCAGTCCCTAG
- a CDS encoding protein phosphatase 2C domain-containing protein: MDAFGMTDRGVGRQINEDCIVLDHKTMLYMVADGMGGHVGGGVASRKAVSTVAYIMQRNIASYDTESLKHDEPLMGMIKEAIHTANREIYEYSRGETMGTTLSIAHFSNGKLYIAHIGDSRIYRVRKKRMEKLTEDHTEAHNLGKAGLIPPEKVENHRLSHVLTRALGSSKSAAPDIASHAVEDGDVYLICSDGLFRVMGADEVGGVLAGKTSPEEKCTILMREALRRGAPDNVSLIVVEAQGPISRIFSGMKRRFMLHKERTL; this comes from the coding sequence GTGGATGCTTTCGGCATGACCGACAGGGGCGTGGGCAGGCAGATCAATGAGGATTGCATTGTCCTCGATCATAAAACCATGCTCTATATGGTGGCCGACGGCATGGGGGGCCATGTCGGGGGCGGAGTGGCGAGCAGGAAGGCGGTGTCGACGGTCGCCTATATAATGCAGCGGAACATCGCCTCCTATGATACCGAATCTTTGAAGCATGACGAGCCGTTGATGGGCATGATCAAAGAGGCGATACATACCGCCAATCGGGAGATATATGAATATTCCCGCGGCGAAACCATGGGCACGACCCTTTCTATTGCCCATTTCTCGAACGGCAAGCTTTACATCGCCCATATCGGTGACAGCAGGATCTACCGGGTAAGAAAAAAACGGATGGAGAAGCTCACCGAAGACCACACGGAGGCGCATAACCTTGGAAAAGCAGGTCTTATCCCTCCGGAAAAGGTGGAAAACCATAGACTGAGCCATGTCCTGACCAGGGCCCTGGGCTCTTCGAAATCGGCGGCCCCCGACATCGCGTCCCACGCAGTAGAGGACGGCGACGTCTACCTCATCTGCTCCGACGGCCTTTTTCGCGTAATGGGCGCCGACGAGGTCGGGGGGGTGCTTGCCGGAAAGACCAGCCCCGAAGAGAAGTGCACGATTCTCATGAGGGAAGCCCTTCGAAGGGGCGCCCCCGATAACGTCTCCCTCATTGTCGTGGAGGCGCAAGGACCGATTTCGCGCATATTCTCCGGAATGAAGCGCAGATTTATGCTCCACAAGGAAAGAACTTTATGA
- a CDS encoding FhaA domain-containing protein, translated as MKIMNLIRARIDRLFGKKSKDLQPRDILDRLLGSMEERKMGGFDRKYLVPNRYTLYLNPFDYEDISPFLAHAGEQLKHKVLDRIKKKGYTILSPSLFIDIRKDESLLRNQLVIKSSFLEVNNSAAPAPFKAPGIADSPKPTLVPRRPMEPKDKEPIPEISGKTNTKVLEERQTRVREEGITRCLDAPLMNLEVIEGTDKGVRLALKEGEYVFGRARDADILLKDPEEYISRKHFKVVVAGQTARIRDLGGKNKTFLNDIEIAEASLNRGDIIRVGRTLLRVA; from the coding sequence ATGAAAATTATGAATTTGATCAGGGCCCGGATAGATCGTCTGTTCGGAAAGAAGTCGAAGGACCTTCAGCCGCGGGACATACTGGACAGGCTGCTCGGAAGCATGGAAGAGAGGAAAATGGGTGGTTTCGACCGAAAATACCTGGTGCCCAACCGGTATACCCTATACCTGAACCCCTTCGACTATGAGGATATCTCGCCTTTCCTCGCCCACGCAGGGGAGCAGCTCAAACACAAGGTTCTCGACAGGATCAAAAAGAAAGGGTACACCATCCTTTCACCCTCCCTCTTTATCGATATACGCAAAGATGAAAGCCTCCTCCGGAACCAGCTCGTCATCAAATCTTCATTTCTCGAAGTGAATAATTCTGCGGCCCCGGCCCCTTTCAAGGCCCCGGGCATCGCTGATTCCCCGAAACCTACCCTGGTCCCCAGGAGACCCATGGAGCCGAAAGATAAGGAGCCGATCCCGGAGATATCGGGAAAGACCAATACGAAGGTTCTGGAAGAGAGACAGACGCGGGTAAGGGAAGAAGGGATCACAAGGTGCCTCGATGCGCCGCTCATGAATTTGGAGGTGATCGAGGGAACGGACAAAGGCGTCAGGCTCGCCCTCAAGGAGGGGGAATACGTCTTTGGAAGGGCGAGGGACGCGGACATACTCCTTAAGGACCCGGAAGAGTACATCTCCCGTAAACACTTTAAAGTAGTGGTTGCCGGTCAGACGGCCAGGATCCGGGACCTTGGGGGAAAGAACAAGACTTTTCTCAACGATATCGAGATCGCGGAGGCCTCTCTCAACAGGGGCGATATCATAAGGGTGGGAAGGACGCTCCTCAGGGTGGCATGA